In one Neorhizobium sp. NCHU2750 genomic region, the following are encoded:
- a CDS encoding DUF3140 domain-containing protein, which translates to MTDKALDRDQIWDDFRDAVNMAPAELEKWLKTDESKAVGWSSDGVGETVGHHSGRRIVEIKHKKKTDLTDDDFAHMRKVVGYVHRHLAQGGPEKDRKTSPWRYSLMNWGHDPLK; encoded by the coding sequence ATGACCGATAAAGCACTCGACAGAGACCAAATCTGGGACGATTTCCGTGACGCGGTAAACATGGCGCCGGCTGAACTGGAAAAATGGTTGAAGACCGATGAGAGCAAGGCAGTCGGGTGGTCCAGCGATGGTGTCGGCGAGACAGTGGGCCATCACTCTGGACGTAGGATCGTCGAGATCAAGCACAAGAAGAAAACAGATCTAACTGACGATGATTTTGCTCACATGAGGAAGGTCGTCGGTTATGTGCATCGGCATCTTGCTCAGGGAGGGCCCGAGAAAGATCGGAAGACGTCGCCATGGCGCTACTCGTTGATGAATTGGGGGCATGATCCGCTCAAATAA
- a CDS encoding pyridoxamine 5'-phosphate oxidase family protein produces the protein MASMTMEELSKKLSKIDFCMFNTNGPESIVSRPMSNNGDVEYDGDSWFFSYADTKKVADINRNTGVTLTFTAPPSMLGKPGIFIAVDGEAELIHDKAQFEAHWTKDLDRWFPEGNDTPGIVLIKVSAQTIEYWDGEENGRLQLSIVDAAEAGAV, from the coding sequence ATGGCTTCGATGACGATGGAAGAGCTTTCGAAAAAGCTGAGCAAGATCGATTTTTGCATGTTCAACACAAATGGTCCAGAAAGCATCGTTAGCAGACCGATGAGCAACAACGGGGACGTGGAGTATGACGGCGACTCGTGGTTCTTCTCCTACGCCGACACAAAGAAGGTCGCAGATATCAATCGTAACACCGGGGTCACCCTGACCTTCACCGCTCCACCGAGCATGCTTGGCAAGCCGGGCATTTTCATTGCCGTAGATGGGGAAGCGGAGCTGATCCATGACAAAGCGCAGTTCGAGGCGCATTGGACAAAGGATCTCGACCGGTGGTTCCCAGAGGGGAACGACACACCCGGCATCGTTCTGATCAAGGTGTCGGCTCAAACAATCGAATACTGGGACGGTGAGGAAAACGGGCGATTGCAACTGTCCATTGTCGATGCCGCCGAGGCAGGTGCAGTATGA
- a CDS encoding DUF2934 domain-containing protein translates to MNKKEQQQRERAYKIWEDEGRPEGAHGDHWRRAHEQHELAAGIR, encoded by the coding sequence ATGAATAAGAAAGAACAGCAGCAACGAGAGCGGGCCTACAAAATCTGGGAGGACGAAGGTCGCCCGGAGGGAGCGCACGGGGACCATTGGAGACGTGCGCATGAACAGCACGAGCTAGCTGCAGGCATCCGATGA
- a CDS encoding DUF2945 domain-containing protein, with product MSDNPKKGDKVSWETSQGKTTGKVVKRQTSETHIKGHKVKASKDDPQIIVESEKSGKRAAHKPGSLKKA from the coding sequence ATGAGCGATAACCCGAAAAAGGGCGATAAGGTCTCGTGGGAGACAAGCCAGGGAAAGACGACGGGCAAGGTCGTCAAGAGACAAACCTCGGAGACGCATATCAAAGGCCACAAGGTCAAGGCATCCAAGGATGATCCACAAATCATCGTCGAAAGCGAGAAATCCGGAAAGCGGGCGGCCCATAAGCCTGGATCGCTCAAGAAAGCTTAG
- a CDS encoding DUF2177 family protein, producing MKIFGIAYAGTLISFLLVDAIWLGLVAKNFYRNQLGDMMLPSPNFAVAAVFYLFFAAAIVVLAVRPALESGSIWMAVGYGALLGLAAYGTYDMTNLSTLKGWPIALTLVDLLWGTVLTAAASACGYAAPRAFG from the coding sequence ATGAAGATTTTCGGTATCGCCTACGCCGGCACGCTCATCTCATTCTTGCTGGTCGATGCCATCTGGCTCGGGCTTGTCGCCAAAAATTTCTACCGAAATCAGCTCGGCGACATGATGCTTCCATCTCCGAATTTTGCAGTCGCCGCCGTCTTTTATCTCTTCTTTGCCGCGGCGATTGTCGTGCTCGCTGTCAGACCTGCCTTGGAATCCGGCTCGATCTGGATGGCAGTCGGCTATGGCGCACTTTTAGGTCTGGCCGCCTACGGCACCTATGACATGACGAACCTGTCGACGCTCAAAGGGTGGCCGATCGCTCTAACCCTTGTCGATCTTCTATGGGGTACGGTCTTGACGGCTGCGGCAAGCGCCTGCGGTTACGCAGCGCCTCGAGCCTTTGGGTAG
- a CDS encoding IS3 family transposase (programmed frameshift) — protein sequence MTSKTTNKFSPEVRARAVRMVADHEAEHPSRWAAVSSIAAKIGCSAHTLNEWVKKAEVDSGKRAGLPSDVAEKMKALERENRELRQANEILRKASAYFCPGGARPPTEAMISFIDAHRSVLGVEPICRLLPIAPSTYYEVVAKRTDVDRLSARERNDIAMKVEIRRVFNENFQVYGVRKVWRQLQREGYDIARCTVARLMRMMGLQGVIRGKPVKTTMSDKSAPCPLDRVNRQFFAPAPNMLWLSDFTYVATWQGFVYVAFVIDAFARRIVGWRASRTAHAGFVLDALDQALHDRRPVKRGGLVHHSDRGSQYVSIRYSERLAEAGIEPSVGSVGDSYDNALAETINGLYKAEVIHRRGPWRNFEAVEFATLEWVDWFNNRRLLEPIGNIPPAEAEERYYAMLDAPAMAA from the exons ATGACAAGCAAGACGACGAACAAATTTTCTCCTGAAGTCCGCGCCCGGGCCGTTCGAATGGTGGCCGATCATGAAGCCGAACATCCTTCCCGGTGGGCGGCTGTATCTTCCATAGCGGCCAAGATCGGCTGCTCGGCGCATACGCTCAATGAATGGGTGAAGAAGGCCGAGGTCGACAGCGGCAAGCGTGCAGGTTTGCCGAGTGACGTGGCGGAGAAGATGAAGGCTTTGGAGCGGGAGAACCGGGAGCTTCGTCAGGCGAATGAGATTTTACGCAAAGCCTCGGCGTATT TTTGCCCAGGCGGAGCTCGACCGCCCACTGAAGCGATGATTTCCTTCATCGATGCACACCGCTCGGTGCTCGGGGTCGAGCCGATTTGCAGGCTGCTGCCGATTGCCCCGTCCACCTACTATGAGGTCGTTGCCAAACGCACGGACGTGGACCGCCTGTCAGCCCGCGAACGGAATGATATTGCCATGAAAGTCGAGATACGCCGGGTGTTCAACGAGAACTTCCAGGTCTATGGCGTGCGCAAAGTCTGGCGGCAGTTGCAGCGAGAGGGTTACGATATTGCCCGCTGCACCGTCGCTCGGCTTATGAGAATGATGGGGCTTCAAGGCGTCATTCGCGGCAAGCCAGTCAAAACAACCATGTCGGACAAGTCTGCCCCGTGTCCGCTAGACCGGGTGAACCGACAGTTCTTCGCTCCCGCGCCGAACATGCTGTGGTTATCCGATTTCACCTATGTCGCGACCTGGCAGGGCTTCGTTTACGTGGCGTTCGTCATTGATGCCTTCGCCCGCCGTATCGTCGGTTGGCGGGCAAGCCGAACGGCCCATGCGGGCTTTGTGCTCGATGCCCTCGACCAGGCGCTTCATGATCGGCGGCCCGTCAAACGTGGCGGGCTGGTTCATCATTCCGACCGCGGCTCGCAATATGTGTCCATTCGTTATTCCGAACGGCTGGCGGAGGCAGGCATCGAGCCGTCGGTCGGAAGCGTTGGTGATAGTTACGACAATGCTCTCGCCGAAACGATCAACGGTCTTTACAAGGCCGAGGTCATCCATCGGCGAGGACCATGGCGCAACTTCGAAGCCGTGGAGTTCGCCACGCTCGAATGGGTCGATTGGTTCAACAACCGCCGCCTTCTGGAGCCCATCGGCAACATACCGCCAGCCGAGGCCGAAGAGCGATACTACGCCATGCTGGACGCACCAGCCATGGCCGCATAA
- a CDS encoding DMT family transporter: MFNRANVLKGMVAGFSLYAVVWLSAVALSMTTATETAFFPALNGLFAALIAWAFLRRSVSRVTWVGAIVASGGVFFVMWGVEGRLWGNSVALASAVAYTVYIYVAAWATKDETCDLWLIFGVELLTMIALGTIFSAQDLPSLSRQSETIYWTALYVGIVTTVVPTAISIFFQRYVSPVTTGFLYSIEPVWSAVFAGVWLGESLHLSSYVGGACIVAGAAIYTIDQARRHGSRSDPHPAISRKS, encoded by the coding sequence ATGTTCAACAGAGCGAATGTCTTGAAGGGTATGGTAGCGGGGTTCAGCCTGTATGCCGTTGTGTGGTTGAGTGCCGTGGCGCTGTCGATGACGACTGCGACGGAAACTGCATTCTTTCCCGCATTGAATGGCTTATTCGCAGCGTTGATAGCCTGGGCATTTCTGCGAAGATCAGTCAGTCGGGTGACATGGGTAGGCGCGATTGTAGCGTCCGGGGGTGTCTTTTTTGTCATGTGGGGCGTCGAAGGGCGGCTATGGGGCAATTCGGTCGCACTTGCCAGTGCAGTGGCTTACACTGTCTACATCTACGTTGCCGCGTGGGCTACCAAGGATGAGACGTGTGATCTCTGGCTGATTTTTGGTGTTGAGCTTCTTACAATGATTGCCTTGGGAACGATCTTTTCCGCACAAGACCTTCCCAGCCTGTCGAGGCAAAGTGAAACCATATATTGGACTGCACTCTACGTCGGCATCGTAACTACAGTCGTGCCAACCGCTATTTCTATCTTTTTCCAAAGATATGTCAGTCCCGTGACGACCGGTTTTTTGTATTCAATCGAACCAGTGTGGAGCGCCGTTTTCGCCGGCGTATGGCTGGGGGAAAGTCTGCATTTAAGCAGCTATGTTGGGGGAGCCTGTATTGTTGCAGGAGCGGCGATATATACGATAGACCAAGCCCGAAGACATGGATCACGTTCTGACCCACATCCCGCAATTTCGCGAAAATCCTGA
- a CDS encoding transposase, which produces MGKPHPIELRERVVAFVKEGNTKREAARHFRVSPRFVNNMMILHRSSDSLAAARQGHPLGSKLSAHENWISERVALQGEVTLDELCVLLAECGFDVHRATVGRFLHRLGLSNKKKPQGKRAAQTGDRQGA; this is translated from the coding sequence ATGGGCAAGCCGCATCCGATCGAGTTGCGTGAGCGTGTCGTTGCGTTTGTAAAAGAGGGTAATACCAAACGGGAGGCCGCGCGGCATTTCCGCGTTTCCCCTCGTTTTGTCAACAATATGATGATCCTGCACCGTTCGTCTGATTCGCTTGCCGCCGCCAGGCAGGGCCATCCGCTTGGCAGCAAACTTTCGGCCCACGAAAACTGGATCAGCGAGCGTGTGGCTCTCCAAGGCGAAGTGACCCTGGACGAGCTGTGTGTCTTACTTGCCGAGTGCGGCTTTGACGTTCACCGCGCCACGGTCGGGCGGTTTTTGCACCGGCTCGGGCTGAGCAATAAAAAAAAGCCTCAAGGCAAGCGAGCAGCGCAGACCGGAGATCGCCAAGGCGCGTGA
- a CDS encoding IS630 family transposase: MSRLIFIDETSTNTRLTKRTGWSRKGSRFAAYAPFGHWKTQTFIAGLRCHGLIAPWIVDAPMNSRIFETWIETQLAPTLSSGDVVILDNVGFHKSEHAEQLVKVEGAWLLFLPPYSPDLNPIEMAFSKLKALLRKRAARSFDAIANALGDIISLFSVTECLNFFKAAGYEAE; the protein is encoded by the coding sequence TTGTCACGTCTCATCTTTATCGATGAGACTTCCACGAACACACGCCTGACAAAACGCACCGGATGGTCCCGAAAGGGCAGCCGCTTTGCCGCCTATGCTCCCTTCGGCCATTGGAAAACCCAGACCTTCATTGCCGGCCTGCGATGCCATGGCCTGATCGCGCCATGGATCGTCGATGCGCCGATGAACAGCCGCATCTTCGAAACATGGATCGAAACGCAGCTCGCCCCAACACTGTCGTCAGGTGACGTTGTCATCCTCGACAATGTTGGCTTCCACAAAAGCGAGCACGCCGAGCAACTGGTCAAGGTGGAGGGCGCGTGGCTTCTCTTCCTGCCGCCCTATTCGCCAGACCTGAACCCCATCGAAATGGCGTTCTCAAAACTCAAGGCACTCCTACGAAAGCGAGCTGCACGAAGCTTCGATGCAATCGCGAATGCTCTCGGCGACATCATCAGCCTCTTCTCCGTCACCGAATGCCTAAACTTCTTCAAAGCAGCAGGATATGAGGCTGAATAA
- a CDS encoding general stress protein, whose translation MQTVTGLYDSYEDARSTVKALEDAGVPSDDISIVYYKDGKEEVEGQGNNAAEGAGTGAGIGAVAGGAGGLLTGLGMMAIPGVGPVVAAGWLAATAAGAVAGAVVGGAAGGIVGAMIESGVPERDAHVYAEGIRRGGAVVAAKVESDKVATAETILNRSRRVDLNTRRDAYVAEGWTRFDDAADPYTADQIAADRGRYRTDPRI comes from the coding sequence ATGCAGACCGTGACAGGACTTTACGACTCCTACGAAGACGCCCGCTCGACCGTCAAGGCATTGGAAGATGCCGGCGTCCCATCCGATGATATAAGCATCGTCTACTACAAGGATGGCAAGGAAGAGGTCGAAGGCCAGGGCAACAACGCAGCCGAAGGTGCTGGCACGGGTGCCGGCATCGGTGCCGTAGCCGGCGGCGCGGGCGGTCTTCTGACTGGTCTCGGCATGATGGCGATCCCAGGCGTCGGCCCGGTCGTCGCGGCCGGATGGCTTGCCGCGACCGCGGCAGGTGCAGTCGCGGGTGCCGTCGTCGGTGGCGCAGCAGGGGGCATCGTCGGTGCGATGATCGAGTCCGGCGTGCCGGAGAGGGACGCCCATGTCTACGCCGAGGGCATCCGCCGCGGCGGTGCTGTCGTTGCCGCGAAGGTCGAGAGCGACAAAGTTGCGACCGCGGAAACCATTCTCAACCGCTCGCGCCGGGTCGATCTGAACACCCGTCGTGATGCCTATGTTGCCGAAGGATGGACACGCTTTGACGACGCGGCCGATCCGTACACCGCCGATCAGATCGCTGCCGACCGTGGCCGTTATCGGACCGATCCGCGCATCTGA